Proteins from a single region of Desulfovibrio sp.:
- a CDS encoding amidase produces MPRFALPPVLGFDLFRKADADTLLRIYRGLFLRIAASEGKLFIFAENGFRPQMVLDELEEALRRWPEVAGRPPLFGVPVGIKDVFRTSGYAIRCGSLLPSILFAGDEAPLVTRLREAGAIIMGITATTEFTHAEPAATRNPCNRRHTPGGSSSGSAAGVRAGYFALALGTQTMGSVIRPAAFCGVTGFKPSQGLLPGQGIINFSPSLDQAGFFCATSQDAATTLSLFCDAPAEGRKASALFIVPEGAYMDEVEPGMRRAFDQYCNRLARLSGVRIKTMPVFDDWQGIRDRHQQLAAAELAQMHREWFADFGPLYRPKTREFIEFGQILGAGVIETGRASCANQRKKLDDLLADMKADAFLAPAAPGEAPKGFASTGNPVMNVPWTHAGLPVVCLPMDKVRSGLPLGVQAAGRFGLDAELMALAPLLETAAAPMRL; encoded by the coding sequence ATGCCCCGCTTCGCACTGCCCCCTGTCCTTGGATTCGACCTCTTTCGTAAAGCCGATGCCGACACGCTGCTGCGCATATACAGGGGGCTTTTTTTGCGTATTGCAGCCAGCGAGGGAAAGTTGTTCATCTTTGCAGAGAACGGTTTTCGCCCCCAGATGGTGCTGGACGAACTGGAGGAAGCCCTGCGGCGCTGGCCCGAAGTTGCAGGCAGACCGCCGCTGTTTGGCGTGCCTGTGGGCATCAAGGATGTTTTTCGCACCAGCGGGTATGCCATCCGCTGCGGTTCGCTGTTGCCGTCAATCCTCTTTGCCGGAGACGAAGCCCCTCTGGTGACGCGGTTGCGTGAGGCAGGGGCCATTATTATGGGCATTACCGCCACCACGGAGTTCACCCACGCCGAACCGGCGGCCACGCGCAACCCCTGCAACAGGCGGCATACGCCGGGCGGCTCCAGCAGCGGTTCTGCCGCAGGCGTGCGGGCCGGGTATTTTGCGCTGGCGCTCGGCACGCAGACCATGGGATCAGTCATACGCCCCGCAGCCTTTTGCGGCGTGACGGGGTTCAAACCTTCGCAGGGGCTTTTGCCGGGCCAGGGTATCATCAACTTTTCGCCCAGCCTGGATCAGGCGGGATTTTTCTGTGCAACATCACAGGATGCGGCAACCACCCTGTCGCTTTTTTGTGATGCGCCAGCCGAGGGGCGCAAGGCTTCTGCCCTGTTTATCGTGCCTGAAGGCGCGTATATGGACGAGGTCGAGCCGGGCATGCGCAGAGCCTTTGACCAATACTGCAACCGCCTGGCCCGCCTGTCGGGAGTGCGCATCAAAACCATGCCGGTTTTTGACGACTGGCAGGGCATACGCGACCGCCACCAGCAGCTTGCCGCAGCGGAACTGGCGCAAATGCACCGTGAATGGTTTGCGGATTTTGGCCCGCTATACCGGCCAAAGACGCGTGAATTTATCGAATTTGGGCAAATCCTTGGCGCGGGCGTCATTGAGACAGGGCGCGCATCGTGCGCCAATCAGCGTAAAAAGCTGGATGATCTGCTGGCCGACATGAAGGCAGACGCCTTTCTGGCCCCTGCCGCGCCTGGTGAGGCCCCCAAGGGATTCGCCTCCACAGGCAACCCGGTCATGAACGTGCCGTGGACGCATGCAGGCCTGCCCGTAGTATGCCTGCCCATGGATAAAGTGCGCAGCGGCTTGCCGCTGGGCGTGCAGGCGGCTGGCCGTTTTGGCCTTGATGCGGAGCTTATGGCGCTTGCGCCGCTGCTCGAAACCGCCGCAGCTCCCATGCGCTTATAA
- a CDS encoding SDR family oxidoreductase, which yields MEYNRDYFAGKTAVVTGAASGIGLALVGELLQSNAAAVVMADINSNNLEQHEKRLQEQYGNRVKGFLCDVTREEAVQSLISDAVSFFGGRLDLLMNNAGAGFPGYFADMTNTDWKAAFDLNFFSALYGMRAALPIMVKQGGGQIINIISGIAFTPMAQQSRYAATKAALNALSIALRTEYWDDNIKISSATPGTTVTAIWGDLEPPKSAQTSQQSASRILNGVTNNDRVIFGDDNDALGGAACYDTRKQEEIDAYLLHVARERRKGITAI from the coding sequence ATGGAATATAATCGCGACTATTTCGCCGGAAAAACCGCTGTTGTGACAGGGGCAGCGTCCGGCATCGGGCTGGCGCTCGTGGGGGAGCTGCTTCAGAGCAATGCGGCCGCCGTGGTGATGGCGGACATAAACTCGAACAATCTGGAACAACATGAAAAAAGACTGCAAGAACAGTACGGCAACCGGGTGAAAGGATTTTTGTGCGATGTCACCAGGGAAGAGGCGGTACAAAGCCTGATTTCCGATGCCGTGTCTTTTTTTGGAGGTCGGCTCGATCTTCTGATGAACAACGCTGGAGCCGGTTTTCCGGGGTACTTCGCCGACATGACAAATACGGACTGGAAGGCCGCGTTCGACCTGAATTTTTTCAGTGCCCTGTATGGCATGCGGGCCGCATTGCCCATCATGGTCAAACAGGGGGGCGGCCAGATCATCAACATCATCTCCGGAATAGCCTTTACGCCCATGGCGCAGCAGTCGCGCTACGCCGCCACCAAGGCGGCGCTCAATGCGCTCTCCATCGCCTTGCGTACCGAATATTGGGACGACAACATCAAGATATCCTCCGCCACGCCGGGCACGACCGTGACCGCCATATGGGGCGATCTTGAACCGCCCAAAAGCGCGCAGACGTCACAGCAGTCCGCAAGCCGAATCCTGAACGGCGTTACGAATAACGACAGGGTAATTTTTGGCGACGACAACGACGCTCTGGGTGGCGCTGCGTGCTATGACACTCGAAAGCAGGAGGAAATAGACGCGTATCTGCTGCACGTGGCGCGCGAACGCCGCAAAGGCATTACCGCCATCTGA
- a CDS encoding acetoacetate decarboxylase family protein: protein MHSSYFIPLEKVMKFMADAAMNSMEGVYVYGLTDPSVKRLLPPPLEPADPAYPMFMLYAVNIREPTFAPWYMEAGVGVMAKCENTTGLYFFNLQLSGPGALMGAFTGREFSGLPKKICDRIRVERTDAYAHCFVERGGVKLVEVEMEMGRYNHPAFQLEQENCQTTPGGKLIEGGGCLLHRYGISEEGGFRNMEILYYDSPMLFHFWEPAAATVKLASAMDDPWGDIPLTTVLGAGWARVDNRVRSQTVIHRYKPEAGPEVMQYLYSGRYDRSLLCREHQRYE, encoded by the coding sequence ATGCACAGCAGCTATTTTATCCCACTGGAAAAAGTGATGAAATTTATGGCGGATGCCGCGATGAACAGTATGGAAGGAGTGTATGTCTATGGTCTCACCGACCCCAGCGTGAAACGGCTGCTGCCGCCGCCTCTCGAACCTGCCGATCCTGCCTATCCCATGTTTATGCTGTATGCCGTCAATATCCGCGAACCAACCTTCGCCCCCTGGTATATGGAGGCTGGCGTCGGCGTAATGGCGAAATGCGAGAATACCACCGGCCTCTACTTCTTCAACCTCCAGTTGAGTGGGCCTGGAGCCTTGATGGGAGCCTTTACCGGGCGCGAATTTTCGGGATTGCCAAAGAAAATCTGTGATCGGATACGGGTCGAGCGAACCGATGCGTATGCGCACTGCTTTGTGGAACGCGGCGGCGTCAAACTGGTCGAGGTGGAAATGGAAATGGGGCGCTATAACCATCCCGCGTTCCAGCTGGAGCAGGAAAACTGCCAGACGACGCCGGGCGGCAAGCTGATCGAAGGGGGAGGATGTCTTTTGCACAGATATGGAATCAGCGAGGAGGGCGGGTTCCGGAATATGGAAATCCTCTACTACGACAGCCCCATGCTATTTCACTTCTGGGAACCGGCGGCGGCGACGGTAAAGCTCGCATCCGCCATGGACGACCCGTGGGGTGATATTCCCCTGACAACCGTCCTGGGCGCAGGCTGGGCCAGGGTCGACAACAGAGTTCGGAGCCAAACCGTCATACATCGTTATAAGCCTGAAGCGGGACCCGAGGTGATGCAGTACCTCTACTCCGGCAGATATGACCGAAGCCTCCTGTGCCGCGAGCACCAGCGCTACGAGTAA